A single genomic interval of Candidatus Jordarchaeales archaeon harbors:
- a CDS encoding translation initiation factor IF-5A, producing the protein MSKRITEVSKLKVNSFIVIDDEPCRIVDLATSKVGKHGSAKTRIVAIGLFDGSKKDIVLPSDSKVEVPVIEKRNGQVLSVMGDNVMLMDLETYQTFETPIPKEEEIASKIAEGVEVEYWDIMGRKKITRVKG; encoded by the coding sequence ATGAGCAAAAGGATAACCGAAGTCTCCAAACTGAAAGTAAACTCTTTTATAGTGATAGACGATGAGCCATGCAGGATTGTAGACCTCGCGACATCCAAAGTTGGTAAGCACGGTTCAGCTAAGACTAGAATAGTGGCTATTGGTCTCTTTGACGGGTCTAAAAAAGACATAGTGCTTCCTTCTGACAGCAAGGTGGAAGTGCCTGTAATCGAAAAGAGAAACGGTCAAGTGTTGTCTGTCATGGGTGACAACGTGATGTTAATGGACCTTGAAACTTACCAGACGTTTGAGACTCCGATTCCAAAGGAAGAAGAGATAGCGTCGAAAATAGCTGAAGGCGTCGAGGTGGAATACTGGGACATAATGGGCAGGAAGAAGATCACCCGTGTCAAAGGATGA
- a CDS encoding APC family permease, whose translation MDKEGGILHIPYERRLIRRLSITEAVTIGVGASIGAGVFTSINLAMWESGIGSVLTFLLCSISAFLVGYSYIKLSSIYPESGASYSYIAKAFKHPFIVFVSGCTLWFAYVIACSTYTVGFANYFSYVLNWENKWVIDLLLEVNGLRYASQLVWSLVMPSHTKKLLMVILTAVFTCLNIIGVSETGKIQTGMVIGKVLILLFFVAVGLIETLSRPKVAFLSSQPEILLSQIYTYYIPLLFPFKNALWGVFSAVAVVFIAFEGFDLIPTAGEELKDPRVIGKAILITIASISIIYILTLFTLMLLVPWYQTGVSEAPLAEAMRETWLNGWGEAVLVAGGILSTASAFNATLFGASRLMFAMARENVLPEWLSNLSKKERVPYISILLAASVSLAFALTENLELVTSTTGVAFMTIFLLVSASNLKLRNKTRSNALIPLMAIILLSLFLISVKIYIMSMFLILVGVIGVLYIVFRRMQGERGKEIF comes from the coding sequence ATGGACAAGGAAGGCGGTATTTTGCACATACCATACGAGAGGCGTCTTATAAGGCGTCTCAGTATCACAGAGGCTGTTACGATAGGTGTCGGAGCAAGTATAGGTGCAGGAGTGTTTACATCCATAAACCTGGCGATGTGGGAGTCTGGTATAGGGAGTGTTTTAACTTTTCTTCTTTGCAGCATCTCAGCATTTCTTGTAGGTTATAGTTACATCAAGCTTTCTTCTATTTACCCTGAGAGTGGTGCGAGCTACTCGTATATCGCAAAGGCATTTAAACACCCCTTCATTGTTTTTGTGTCGGGCTGCACCTTGTGGTTTGCCTACGTAATTGCGTGTTCAACGTATACTGTTGGTTTTGCAAACTACTTTAGCTATGTATTAAACTGGGAGAATAAATGGGTAATCGACTTACTGCTTGAAGTTAACGGGCTGCGTTATGCCTCGCAATTGGTATGGAGCCTTGTAATGCCGTCGCACACTAAGAAGCTTTTGATGGTTATTCTGACCGCCGTTTTCACGTGTCTTAACATAATTGGGGTTTCAGAGACCGGCAAGATACAGACAGGAATGGTTATTGGGAAAGTGTTAATACTTCTCTTCTTCGTCGCCGTAGGTCTCATAGAAACCCTTTCAAGGCCAAAGGTAGCGTTTTTATCGTCTCAACCCGAGATTTTGCTTTCACAAATCTACACTTACTACATTCCATTGCTGTTTCCATTTAAGAATGCATTGTGGGGGGTGTTTTCTGCGGTTGCCGTGGTTTTCATCGCTTTTGAGGGATTCGACTTGATACCTACAGCCGGCGAGGAGCTCAAGGACCCGAGGGTGATAGGAAAGGCGATTTTGATTACAATAGCATCAATCTCCATAATTTATATACTTACACTTTTCACCCTAATGCTTCTAGTTCCATGGTACCAGACAGGGGTAAGCGAGGCACCTTTAGCTGAAGCGATGAGGGAAACGTGGTTGAACGGGTGGGGGGAAGCCGTATTAGTTGCTGGAGGAATACTTTCAACTGCTTCAGCTTTTAACGCCACGCTTTTTGGGGCATCCAGGTTAATGTTTGCCATGGCTAGAGAGAACGTACTACCCGAATGGCTTTCCAATCTCAGTAAGAAGGAGCGCGTACCATACATCAGCATTTTATTAGCCGCGTCTGTCTCTCTTGCTTTCGCGCTGACGGAAAATCTTGAACTCGTAACTAGCACCACCGGGGTGGCTTTCATGACCATTTTCTTGCTTGTAAGCGCATCGAACCTTAAGCTTAGGAATAAAACAAGGTCCAATGCTCTGATACCGCTAATGGCGATTATACTTTTATCTCTTTTCCTAATCTCTGTGAAAATTTACATCATGAGTATGTTCCTAATTTTGGTTGGAGTAATCGGCGTGTTGTACATAGTTTTCAGGAGAATGCAAGGAGAACGGGGCAAGGAGATTTTCTGA
- a CDS encoding molybdenum cofactor biosynthesis protein MoaE yields MLFIKFIEGPVSRGESLNSSFIHEKDEVNLEDVLRKVKSNPRIREAGAIACFIGIVRGVTGDGVPVERLEVEAYEEKANETLARICSELSKREGVIDVQIHHKVGVFNVGEDLVYVVVAGKHREDVFLVLVEAVERYKREAELWKKEYTASGTYWVSDKK; encoded by the coding sequence ATGTTATTCATAAAGTTCATTGAAGGACCGGTCTCTAGAGGTGAGAGCTTGAACTCCTCGTTTATTCACGAGAAGGACGAGGTGAACTTAGAGGATGTGTTGCGGAAAGTTAAATCGAACCCTCGAATTCGTGAGGCGGGTGCAATCGCCTGTTTTATCGGCATTGTTAGAGGAGTCACAGGGGATGGTGTACCCGTTGAGAGGCTGGAGGTGGAAGCATATGAAGAGAAAGCTAATGAAACTCTAGCTAGAATATGTAGTGAGCTCTCGAAAAGGGAGGGAGTAATTGACGTGCAGATACACCACAAAGTTGGAGTTTTCAATGTAGGGGAGGATTTAGTGTATGTCGTCGTCGCGGGAAAACATCGCGAGGATGTTTTTCTAGTGCTTGTAGAGGCTGTTGAACGCTACAAGAGGGAGGCTGAGCTGTGGAAGAAAGAGTATACCGCTAGCGGAACTTACTGGGTAAGTGACAAAAAATAA
- a CDS encoding metallophosphoesterase, which translates to MSKRMVLVGVMSDSHDNLEAIKRAVEFFNSKKVKLVLHAGDIISPFTIRVFRDLTCPIKAVTGNNDGDLLSLRRFFENKGEIYNFFLSLEVDGVKIAVNHGHYPEVLDSLISSGKYDVVICGHTHEKVNKIVGKTLVVNPGETCGYLTGGRSIAILDTEKLQAEIVEI; encoded by the coding sequence GTGAGTAAGCGCATGGTCCTAGTGGGCGTCATGTCTGACTCGCACGATAATCTAGAAGCTATAAAGAGGGCTGTGGAGTTTTTCAACAGTAAAAAGGTAAAACTGGTTCTTCATGCCGGAGATATAATTAGCCCATTTACAATAAGAGTTTTTAGAGATCTAACCTGCCCTATCAAGGCAGTTACCGGGAATAACGATGGAGATCTGTTATCGCTTAGGAGATTCTTCGAAAATAAGGGAGAGATATACAACTTTTTCCTCTCGTTAGAAGTTGATGGAGTAAAGATAGCGGTTAACCACGGCCACTACCCTGAGGTCTTAGATTCCCTAATCTCCTCTGGAAAGTACGATGTTGTAATCTGCGGTCATACACATGAAAAAGTGAACAAGATTGTTGGAAAAACACTGGTTGTGAATCCAGGTGAAACATGTGGCTACCTAACAGGGGGAAGGAGCATAGCAATTCTTGACACCGAGAAGCTGCAAGCAGAAATAGTAGAAATATAG
- a CDS encoding 50S ribosomal protein L37e: protein MVKGTPSMGKKNKKTHIRCRRCGRHAYHVRKKRCAACGFGRSKRIRRYSWQNKKPMTRVRIV from the coding sequence GTGGTGAAAGGCACTCCATCTATGGGTAAGAAAAACAAAAAGACGCATATAAGATGCAGAAGATGTGGCAGGCACGCGTACCACGTGCGCAAAAAGAGGTGCGCTGCGTGCGGTTTCGGCCGCTCTAAGAGGATAAGGCGCTACTCATGGCAAAACAAGAAACCCATGACCAGAGTTAGAATAGTTTAG
- a CDS encoding SufD family Fe-S cluster assembly protein, translating to MKAWEEEIRERALKALDKKAKYGPDIDLSAFERKAGELDVKGIDELPSDIKEQALMVGVRPDMRERAGTYFQLDHSIVFSGVSKHFDGNVEFISTLEAKKKYDWLDKYLWRAVPVDTDKYTAFAALEWDHGYFLRVAAGKKVTVPLQSCLYIRRNRLDQNVHNVILMEPNSEAQIITGCVVHPNVSRALHIGITEIYLMEGAKLTFTMIHNWTEGIDVRPRTGIILERNATFISNYVCLKPVGSIQTYPEAQCNGDAATVVFNSIVYGDKKSIIDIGGKVILHGKGSRGEVRSRVIAAGNAQIYSRGLIIGKEEGTRGHLECRGLLLSDEALIHAIPELKGENSKTELSHEAAVGKIAEEAIYYLMARGFSEEEAVSIIVRGFLDTRIFGLPEILQREIDHAVDMVLSYSLEK from the coding sequence ATGAAAGCTTGGGAAGAGGAGATAAGAGAGAGGGCATTGAAAGCATTAGACAAGAAGGCAAAATATGGTCCAGACATAGACCTTTCCGCTTTCGAAAGAAAAGCCGGAGAACTGGATGTTAAGGGGATCGATGAGCTACCCTCCGATATTAAGGAGCAAGCACTTATGGTTGGCGTTAGACCAGACATGAGAGAAAGGGCAGGCACATATTTTCAACTCGACCACTCTATTGTCTTTAGCGGTGTGAGTAAACATTTTGACGGGAATGTCGAATTTATCAGCACACTAGAAGCTAAGAAGAAGTACGACTGGTTGGATAAGTATCTCTGGAGAGCAGTTCCGGTAGACACAGATAAGTATACCGCTTTTGCCGCACTGGAGTGGGATCATGGATATTTCCTCAGGGTCGCAGCAGGGAAAAAAGTAACCGTACCTTTGCAGTCCTGTCTCTACATACGCCGTAACAGGTTAGATCAAAATGTCCACAATGTTATTCTGATGGAGCCAAACTCGGAGGCCCAGATTATAACTGGGTGCGTGGTTCACCCTAATGTTTCGAGGGCGCTCCACATAGGCATAACTGAAATTTATTTAATGGAAGGAGCCAAACTGACATTTACCATGATCCACAATTGGACAGAAGGAATAGACGTCCGCCCCAGAACTGGTATTATACTTGAGAGAAACGCCACATTCATCAGCAACTACGTTTGCCTCAAGCCCGTTGGTAGCATACAGACATATCCAGAAGCCCAGTGTAATGGGGATGCGGCAACCGTGGTCTTCAACTCCATAGTGTACGGCGATAAAAAATCAATCATAGACATAGGCGGGAAAGTCATCTTGCATGGAAAGGGAAGCCGAGGAGAGGTTAGGTCTAGGGTGATAGCGGCAGGAAACGCCCAAATATACTCCAGGGGATTAATCATAGGCAAGGAAGAGGGAACACGCGGCCATCTCGAATGCAGGGGACTCTTACTCTCAGACGAAGCATTAATCCACGCTATCCCGGAGCTTAAAGGCGAAAACAGCAAAACCGAGCTAAGCCACGAGGCGGCCGTTGGAAAAATAGCGGAGGAAGCAATATACTACTTAATGGCACGCGGATTCAGTGAAGAAGAAGCAGTATCGATCATAGTGCGAGGATTCCTTGACACAAGAATATTCGGGCTGCCAGAAATACTTCAAAGAGAAATAGATCACGCTGTGGACATGGTGCTTTCTTATAGTCTTGAGAAGTGA
- a CDS encoding universal stress protein has protein sequence MSEKEWLTPLLKVLLPFTGRKDEINAALVAFEIVEEMGGEVSCFHVLKDKKVNQEFVKTLSSLAKEFNVRFNVSYREKRKRSVAEELLSELGKGYDLCVCSSGSGIRILGDVAKKLIKHSKTKMIVVHTPKGYGTIPHVLNRVLIVHKNINEDINAYSVAMVLTRSRLAANGEVISVYPIRVHCSMPIDLAYITREVKEEEENFIRRISSKIKIIGMPITPVTLYARNEAEGLASYAKEVKADIIIVGTSRKKYPSSIAQMIPLSYVSFMNTLLRKSPCPVLLAFS, from the coding sequence TTGTCGGAGAAGGAGTGGCTTACTCCTCTCTTAAAGGTATTACTGCCCTTCACCGGCCGAAAGGATGAAATTAACGCTGCGCTCGTCGCTTTTGAGATAGTTGAAGAAATGGGGGGAGAAGTTTCCTGTTTCCACGTTTTAAAGGATAAAAAAGTTAACCAGGAGTTCGTGAAAACCCTTTCTAGTCTCGCAAAGGAATTTAACGTACGGTTTAATGTATCATATCGAGAAAAAAGAAAGAGAAGTGTAGCGGAAGAACTGCTTAGCGAATTGGGTAAAGGCTACGATTTATGCGTTTGCTCTTCAGGAAGTGGAATAAGAATTCTTGGGGATGTAGCTAAAAAGCTGATTAAACATAGCAAGACGAAAATGATAGTCGTTCACACTCCGAAGGGGTACGGCACCATCCCACACGTCCTAAACAGGGTGCTGATTGTTCACAAGAACATAAATGAGGACATCAACGCGTACAGCGTCGCCATGGTTCTCACTAGGTCTCGGTTAGCGGCAAACGGTGAAGTAATCTCTGTTTACCCCATAAGAGTTCACTGTTCTATGCCAATTGATCTAGCGTATATCACTAGAGAAGTTAAGGAAGAAGAGGAGAACTTCATACGCCGAATAAGCTCTAAGATAAAAATCATTGGTATGCCCATCACTCCTGTAACTCTTTACGCGAGAAATGAAGCAGAAGGACTGGCATCTTATGCTAAGGAGGTCAAAGCAGACATAATTATCGTCGGAACGAGCCGCAAGAAGTATCCTTCGAGCATCGCACAGATGATCCCTCTGTCCTACGTCTCTTTCATGAACACCCTTCTCAGAAAATCTCCTTGCCCCGTTCTCCTTGCATTCTCCTGA
- the tgtA gene encoding tRNA guanosine(15) transglycosylase TgtA, with product MSFEVHERDLMGRIGLLETKSGRITTPALFPVINPTRIVVPPSYIRKMNCDCIITNAMITLKHLPDEARSKGIHAALDFDGVVMTDSGAYQLMVYGKLEISQEEIIKFQEEIGSDIAVILDVPSGGAKNRAEAEEAVKETLSNAEKSFSQRKRNDILWVGPVQGSPYPDLVRTCAAEIGKMPFNLYAVGSVVQLMENYSFDVLVDVVMAAKQNLPLDKPVHLFGAGHPMMFSLAVAMGIDLFDSAAYALYARDERYMTHYGTLNLSDLKYFPCSCPICLEYTPQELLKEPKFEREKLLATHNLYVSLSEVQTIRQAIVDGRLWELLEARSKSHPALLKGLRRLCEYSHYITKFTPSVKKRAILFLSPESLRRPEVYSHLKKLSSLPKPEDVEILVILPEPSSRPFYRSKEKKILDQSLNVPEHIKRKVQFVLKSSFFGIIPEEVEDVYPLSQHLGVSDFAYSREHMAASIRDFIEKHNYKAVIIVESDQEDAKVEEVCIRKGMQLKRIYVTETGKKKWKKIGEAVTEVILSLYPKAVSPINNVS from the coding sequence ATGAGTTTCGAAGTGCATGAAAGGGACCTTATGGGGAGAATAGGCCTTCTTGAGACTAAAAGCGGGCGTATAACTACTCCTGCCCTCTTCCCTGTCATTAACCCTACGCGGATAGTAGTGCCCCCCTCCTATATCCGGAAGATGAACTGTGATTGCATAATAACCAATGCTATGATAACCCTTAAACACCTTCCGGACGAGGCAAGATCGAAGGGGATACACGCCGCCCTAGACTTCGATGGGGTGGTAATGACCGACTCGGGAGCATATCAACTTATGGTCTATGGTAAGCTGGAAATTAGCCAAGAGGAGATTATAAAATTTCAAGAAGAGATAGGAAGCGACATAGCGGTCATCCTCGACGTACCATCCGGCGGTGCGAAAAACAGGGCGGAAGCTGAGGAAGCTGTAAAGGAAACCCTCTCCAATGCAGAAAAAAGCTTCTCCCAGAGAAAGAGAAATGATATACTTTGGGTGGGCCCCGTTCAGGGAAGTCCCTACCCGGACCTAGTGAGGACTTGCGCGGCTGAAATTGGAAAAATGCCCTTCAACTTGTATGCGGTCGGAAGCGTAGTGCAATTGATGGAAAATTACTCTTTCGACGTCCTAGTGGACGTGGTTATGGCTGCCAAACAAAACCTCCCACTTGACAAGCCCGTTCACCTCTTTGGTGCAGGGCACCCCATGATGTTTTCGCTCGCAGTAGCTATGGGCATAGACTTGTTCGACTCAGCGGCCTACGCGTTGTACGCGAGGGATGAAAGGTATATGACACATTACGGAACGCTGAACCTTTCCGATTTAAAGTATTTTCCCTGCAGTTGTCCCATATGCCTAGAGTACACGCCTCAAGAGCTGCTCAAAGAGCCTAAGTTTGAAAGAGAAAAGCTGCTGGCCACTCATAACCTTTACGTTTCGCTTAGTGAAGTTCAAACTATAAGGCAAGCGATTGTAGATGGGAGACTTTGGGAGCTCTTGGAGGCGAGAAGCAAAAGTCACCCCGCCCTACTAAAAGGTCTGAGAAGACTCTGCGAATACTCTCACTACATTACAAAGTTTACTCCATCGGTCAAAAAGAGAGCCATTCTCTTCTTAAGCCCTGAATCGCTTAGGAGACCGGAGGTCTACTCTCACCTAAAAAAGCTTAGCTCGCTACCAAAACCGGAGGATGTAGAGATACTTGTCATTTTGCCGGAACCATCGTCTCGCCCGTTTTACAGATCGAAAGAGAAGAAGATTCTGGACCAAAGCTTAAACGTTCCAGAGCACATCAAGAGGAAGGTGCAGTTTGTCCTTAAATCGAGCTTCTTCGGCATTATTCCAGAAGAGGTAGAAGACGTTTACCCTCTTTCACAACACTTGGGTGTCTCCGACTTCGCGTACTCGAGGGAACACATGGCAGCCTCGATCCGCGATTTTATCGAAAAACATAACTACAAAGCAGTCATAATAGTTGAAAGCGACCAGGAGGACGCGAAAGTAGAGGAAGTTTGCATCAGAAAAGGGATGCAACTAAAAAGAATTTACGTGACGGAAACAGGGAAGAAGAAGTGGAAGAAGATTGGAGAAGCCGTAACCGAGGTAATACTGAGCCTCTATCCTAAAGCAGTGTCTCCCATCAACAACGTCTCCTAG
- a CDS encoding UDP-glucose/GDP-mannose dehydrogenase family protein: protein MERSIAVIGLGYVGLVTGLCLADLGFKVIFADLDAGKVELVNQGVAPIYEPGAQEMLTKHKNAGNIKATTNTAKAVAESFVSFITVGTPSLNGEIDLRWVESAAKDIGAGIAERDDYHVVAVKSTVIPGTTEELVIPTIEATSGKVEGKDFGVCVNPEFLREGNAIRDFMNPDRIVIGYRDEKACKVIESVFSGIKSIIVKTDLRTAEMIKYANNAFLAMKISFINEIANICELFDIDVKQVAYAIGLDFRINPEFLRAGCGFGGSCLPKDLRALISAARSKNYNPVLLEAALNVNNKQPLRVVELAESVLGDLRGKKVAVLGLAFKPETDDMREAPSIKIVRALLERGAEVVVHDPKAMEKAKEIFGKAVDYAETPLNALRGADCCIIVTEWKEYAELPLSDARRVMRRPVLVDGRRIIDPAKAANAGFIYRGIGWRKVLDEFRSA, encoded by the coding sequence TTGGAAAGGAGTATAGCGGTGATCGGTCTCGGTTATGTTGGTTTGGTTACTGGTCTTTGTCTCGCAGACTTGGGCTTTAAGGTAATTTTTGCCGACTTAGATGCCGGTAAAGTTGAGCTGGTAAACCAAGGCGTAGCGCCTATTTACGAGCCTGGAGCGCAGGAGATGCTTACTAAGCACAAGAATGCGGGTAACATTAAGGCGACGACGAACACCGCTAAAGCCGTTGCTGAGTCTTTTGTGTCATTTATAACTGTTGGAACCCCGAGTCTCAACGGGGAAATAGATCTACGTTGGGTTGAGAGCGCTGCGAAAGACATAGGTGCTGGTATAGCTGAAAGAGATGACTACCACGTGGTCGCGGTTAAGAGCACAGTTATACCTGGAACTACCGAAGAGCTGGTTATACCCACGATAGAAGCCACGTCAGGCAAGGTTGAAGGGAAGGATTTCGGTGTTTGTGTGAACCCTGAATTCCTTCGTGAAGGAAACGCCATACGTGACTTTATGAACCCCGATAGGATAGTGATAGGCTACCGGGATGAGAAAGCGTGCAAGGTCATCGAGTCAGTTTTTAGCGGCATTAAGAGTATCATCGTGAAGACTGATCTCCGTACGGCGGAAATGATAAAGTACGCCAATAACGCCTTCCTAGCTATGAAAATATCCTTCATAAACGAGATAGCTAATATATGTGAGCTCTTCGACATCGACGTAAAACAGGTCGCTTACGCTATAGGTCTCGATTTCAGGATTAACCCGGAGTTCCTGAGAGCTGGCTGCGGTTTCGGCGGATCTTGCCTACCTAAAGACTTAAGGGCTCTCATCTCGGCTGCTAGAAGCAAGAACTATAACCCAGTGCTCTTGGAAGCGGCTTTAAATGTCAACAACAAGCAGCCTTTGAGGGTAGTGGAGCTGGCTGAAAGCGTTCTCGGCGATCTTCGTGGGAAAAAAGTCGCCGTTCTCGGTCTCGCTTTTAAGCCAGAAACAGACGATATGAGGGAGGCTCCGTCAATAAAGATAGTTCGCGCCTTACTAGAGCGGGGGGCTGAGGTAGTGGTTCATGATCCAAAAGCGATGGAAAAGGCAAAAGAAATCTTTGGGAAAGCCGTTGACTATGCTGAAACACCATTGAACGCGTTAAGGGGGGCGGATTGTTGCATTATAGTAACGGAATGGAAGGAATATGCTGAACTACCTCTTAGTGATGCTAGAAGAGTGATGAGGCGCCCCGTGCTGGTAGATGGGAGAAGGATTATTGACCCGGCTAAGGCGGCTAACGCAGGATTCATTTATCGCGGTATAGGATGGAGGAAGGTACTCGATGAGTTTCGAAGTGCATGA
- a CDS encoding PUA domain-containing protein: protein MITVDERIAKLAEQHRFPPDIVALLSETFGFEKCERILTCLRTPPPIYYLRVNTMLVDRDKIIDMLEEIGIRAIPHPQLEEAVGIPVEGPFEIEPCEKKVVADKFACESVMMGADLYVPGVISAKDVKKGDRVAIVDKHGEQIALGIALMNSKEILAARKGVAVKVVKSIYKVPSIRGTPLYEEGYVYEQSLPSILTSRILDPKPGSLVVDMCAAPGGKATHIAQLMRGEGLVLAFDRSKARACKMEEQVRRMKLKNVIVAVKNSLFLDLEYPNLKADAVLVDPPCSDLGVRPKLYEEKNLEAIKAVARYQRQFLKVAARLLKPGGVLVYSTCTLTVEENEDNVEFCINELGFEVEEQQLYLGSRGVKGKSASFVQRFFPDTHETPGFFIAKMRKVKDTMHFSNTCS from the coding sequence ATGATAACCGTTGATGAGCGCATAGCTAAACTGGCAGAACAGCACCGCTTTCCTCCAGACATAGTAGCACTGCTTTCAGAAACTTTTGGATTTGAGAAATGTGAACGCATCCTTACATGTCTTAGGACGCCACCGCCAATTTACTACCTTCGAGTCAACACGATGCTAGTAGACAGAGACAAAATAATTGATATGCTGGAGGAAATCGGCATTAGAGCTATTCCACACCCGCAGCTTGAAGAAGCGGTGGGTATACCAGTCGAAGGACCTTTTGAAATAGAACCTTGCGAGAAAAAAGTTGTGGCCGACAAGTTTGCTTGCGAGTCCGTAATGATGGGGGCAGACCTTTACGTTCCAGGAGTGATCTCAGCCAAGGACGTAAAAAAAGGAGACCGAGTAGCCATAGTCGACAAGCATGGGGAGCAAATCGCACTAGGCATAGCTCTAATGAATTCAAAGGAAATCCTTGCGGCGAGAAAAGGTGTTGCAGTCAAAGTGGTTAAATCCATCTACAAGGTTCCAAGCATTAGAGGAACCCCCCTCTACGAGGAAGGTTATGTTTATGAGCAAAGTCTCCCCTCAATTTTAACCAGTCGCATTCTGGATCCAAAACCCGGAAGCCTAGTCGTAGACATGTGTGCTGCTCCCGGGGGGAAAGCCACGCACATTGCCCAGTTGATGCGGGGCGAAGGGTTAGTTTTAGCGTTCGACAGGTCCAAAGCTAGAGCTTGCAAGATGGAGGAACAGGTAAGACGCATGAAACTGAAAAACGTTATTGTTGCAGTTAAAAACTCCCTGTTTCTCGACTTAGAATATCCCAACTTAAAGGCTGACGCTGTTCTGGTAGACCCGCCTTGCTCCGATTTGGGGGTAAGACCCAAGCTTTACGAGGAAAAGAACCTAGAAGCTATTAAAGCCGTGGCAAGATACCAGCGCCAATTCCTTAAGGTTGCCGCGCGCCTCCTGAAGCCCGGAGGCGTACTAGTCTACAGCACCTGTACACTAACTGTAGAGGAAAACGAGGATAATGTGGAATTTTGTATAAACGAGCTTGGGTTTGAGGTCGAAGAGCAGCAACTATACCTTGGAAGTAGAGGAGTTAAAGGTAAAAGTGCTAGTTTTGTTCAACGCTTCTTCCCCGACACGCATGAAACCCCCGGCTTTTTCATAGCAAAAATGAGGAAAGTCAAGGATACCATGCACTTCTCAAATACTTGTAGCTAA
- a CDS encoding LSm family protein → MSNQGQKPTDLLSRSLNSRVLVKLKGGRELRGKLKGFDSHMNLILGEAEEILDKDSEPKQIGTVIVRGDNVIMLSPAIKSQSD, encoded by the coding sequence ATGAGCAACCAAGGACAAAAACCTACGGATCTCCTTTCTAGGTCACTAAACTCCAGAGTTCTTGTCAAACTTAAAGGCGGCAGAGAACTAAGAGGGAAGCTCAAAGGGTTCGACTCACACATGAACCTAATACTCGGAGAGGCTGAAGAAATACTAGATAAAGACTCGGAACCCAAGCAAATAGGAACCGTAATTGTTAGAGGAGATAATGTAATTATGTTAAGCCCGGCAATTAAATCCCAGTCAGACTAA